A region from the Aricia agestis chromosome 12, ilAriAges1.1, whole genome shotgun sequence genome encodes:
- the LOC121732442 gene encoding clusterin-associated protein 1 gives MSYRDLRNFSEAMRSLGYPEPVSLDSFRAPNWSGAERALRWLAARVDPDARLPGGSASVEQRVALITGAVELFHTRANLKLNGKRLYGADGWAVRELLKVAGLLRAAAAAPAADRAARDPPLYDVSNRLGEIKQARALATDITAKGAFLYDLLAKEAENKEHRDAALSRPLDMSALEAALNAARAALAERVEEGRAGAVTARGGGAALDAKIERRRAELQRAEKRLHTVQKIKPAYQGEVVLLQAEVAALWERYVLRYRCVEALKHHLSLLEARQAEAAEEQQAAIMQLIHKYEAEDVLGKLSDSDEQDSSEESKEVARPRPATRPKTRLRIKTAGTEGRRAFGSMQARESLDDPDDPDDPDDLDSDLSDHVYGEASGSGAGGGGGGGVSRWGRRAGTRTLAGAAHYDDLIHDLGSEDDEPSLTEAVVVAGAGARAGGAGGAASSLGSSSESELRLSSAPPRADQLSDNEF, from the exons atgtcgTACAGGGACCTACGGA ACTTCTCGGAAGCTATGCGCAGTCTGGGCTACCCTGAGCCGGTGTCGCTGGATAGTTTCCGCGCGCCGAACTGGTCGGGGGCGGAGCGCGCGCTGCGGTGGCTGGCGGCGCGGGTCGACCCCGACGCCCGGCTGCCCGGCGGCAGCGCCAGCGTGGAGCAGCGGGTCGCGTTGATTACTGGCGCTGTTGAGCTGTTT caCACGCGCGCCAATCTCAAGCTGAACGGCAAGCGGCTGTACGGCGCGGACGGGTGGGCGGTGCGCGAGCTGCTGAAGGTGGCAGGGCTgctgcgcgccgccgccgccgcgcccgccgccgacCGCGCCGCACGAGACCCGCCCCTCTATGATGTCAGCAACAGG CTCGGCGAGATCAAGCAGGCGCGCGCGCTGGCGACGGACATCACAGCGAAGGGCGCCTTCCTCTACGACTTGCTTGCCAAGGAGGCGGAGAATAAG GAGCACCGCGACGCCGCTCTCTCTCGTCCTCTCGACATGTCGGCTCTGGAGGCGGCGCTGAACGCTGCCCGCGCCGCGCTCGCCGAGCGGGTGGAGGAGGGGCGCGCGGGGGCGGTGACGGCGCGGGGGGGCGGGGCCGCGCTCGACGCCAAGATAGAGCGGCGCCGCGCCGAGCTCCAGCGGGCTGAGAAGAGGCTGCATACCGTGCAGAAGATTAA gccggCGTACCAGGGCGAGGTGGTATTGCTGCAGGCGGAGGTGGCGGCGCTGTGGGAGCGATACGTGCTGCGATACCGCTGCGTCGAGGCGCTCAAACACCACCTGAGCCTGCTGGAGGCGCGACAGGCCGAG GCGGCGGAGGAGCAGCAGGCGGCCATCATGCAGCTGATACACAAGTACGAGGCCGAGGACGTGCTCGGGAAACTCAGCGACTCCG ATGAGCAAGACTCGAGCGAGGAGAGCAAGGAGGTGGCCCGCCCGCGCCCCGCCACCAGACCCAAGACCAGGCTGCGTATTAAGACGGCCG GCACGGAGGGTCGTCGCGCGTTCGGCAGCATGCAGGCGCGCGAGTCGCTCGACGACCCCGACGACCCCGACGACCCTGACGACCTCGACTCCGACCTCTCCGACCACGTCTATG GCGAGGCTAGCggcagcggcgcgggcggcggagGGGGAGGGGGCGTGTCGCGGTGGGGGCGGCGCGCGGGCACGCGCACGCTCGCCGGCGCCGCACACTACGATGACCTCATACACG accTGGGCAGCGAGGACGACGAGCCGTCATTAACAGAGGCGGTGGTCGTGGCGGGGGCGGGTGCACGCGCGGGGGGCGCGGGCGGGGCGGCGTCCTCGCTCGGCAGCTCCTCCGAGAGCGAGCTGCGGCTGAGCAGCGCCCCGCCCAGAGCTGACCAGCTTAGTGATAACGAGTTTTAG
- the LOC121732353 gene encoding peptidyl-tRNA hydrolase ICT1, mitochondrial, with translation MALIPIGIRCIRPIVQTAKFSTLIQRSMAYKSAISIETLYPNSSLKLSTPSFKADPNEKFSGYIPIDKLDIKYSASSGPGGQNVNKVHTKVDLRFKLSEADWLHPDVKKKMMELHGNRLSKEGYLIVRSDVTRSQQLNLADCLQKLRNMLRDAAVTKREPSPETEERIRQRHLKASRLRVVMKREEALKRAQRRPPTVVDL, from the exons ATGGCACTTATACCAATCGGGATAAGATGCATTCGACCCATAGTTCAAACTGCAAAGTTCTCCACTTTGATTCAAAGATCGATGGCATATAAAAGTGCAATTTCAATTGAAACTTTGTATCCGAATAGCTCACTGAAACTATCCACACCTTCATTC AAAGCTGACCCCAATGAGAAATTTTCTGGCTACATCCCCATAGATAaattagacataaaatatagtGCAAGCTCGGGGCCTGGTGGACAAAATGTTAATAAG GTGCATACTAAAGTTGACTTGAGATTTAAACTTAGCGAGGCTGACTGGTTACACCCAGatgttaaaaagaaaatgatgGAGCTG CACGGCAATAGACTGTCTAAGGAAGGCTACTTGATAGTACGGTCAGACGTAACAAGGTCCCAGCAGCTCAACCTGGCAGATTGCCTGCAAAAGCTGAGGAACATGTTACGGGATGCCGCCGTCACTAAACGTGAGCCCTCACCCGAGACTGAGGAAAGGATTAGACAGAG GCACCTGAAAGCCTCTCGCCTGCGAGTAGTCATGAAGCGCGAGGAAGCCCTGAAGCGTGCCCAGAGACGACCACCCACTGTTGTGGACTTATGA